In the genome of Oceaniferula marina, one region contains:
- a CDS encoding bifunctional UDP-3-O-[3-hydroxymyristoyl] N-acetylglucosamine deacetylase/3-hydroxyacyl-ACP dehydratase: MEHTVASAASLEGTSLHTGEKVTLTVKPAPAGHGFKFRRIDLPDQPFIKADVDKVQTVERATTLAEGSVKVHTVEHILSALCGMGVDNAIIEMDSNEPPIGDGSSRPYVELIKKAGIEPQDKPRKVYEIREPIHMETKNGSFITIVPDKKFRVSVTNVGPDGRFTQFFTSEVTPELYEKEIAPARTFVYYEDVKPLLDKGLIKGGSLENAVVVRGEEVLSKEPMRFNNEFARHKALDVIGDLMLSGKRIMGHVICVKPGHNPNTQMASILKREYTRMRTMVPPVQIPSGEAILDINELMKILPHRYPFLMVDRIVDFEGDNKCTGIKNVTINEPFFQGHFPGHPIMPGVLQVEAMAQVASICVLRMPEYQGKIGYFMSVDKVKWRRPVLPGDTLFIEAEVISVRRSIVTAKCRCLVNGEVASTGELKIALADK; the protein is encoded by the coding sequence ATGGAACATACAGTCGCCTCCGCAGCCTCGCTGGAGGGAACCTCATTACACACAGGAGAAAAAGTCACTCTGACGGTCAAACCCGCCCCAGCCGGGCACGGGTTCAAGTTCAGGCGCATCGACCTACCCGACCAGCCATTTATCAAGGCAGACGTGGACAAGGTGCAAACCGTCGAACGGGCGACCACTCTGGCAGAAGGCTCGGTCAAAGTGCACACCGTCGAGCATATCCTCTCGGCACTCTGCGGTATGGGCGTTGACAACGCCATCATTGAAATGGACTCCAACGAGCCTCCCATCGGCGACGGTTCCTCCCGTCCCTACGTCGAGCTCATCAAAAAAGCCGGCATCGAGCCCCAGGACAAACCAAGAAAAGTTTACGAAATCCGGGAGCCCATCCACATGGAAACCAAAAATGGCTCCTTTATCACCATCGTCCCCGATAAAAAGTTCCGGGTTTCGGTCACCAATGTCGGCCCCGACGGCCGCTTCACCCAGTTTTTCACCAGCGAAGTCACCCCCGAGCTCTACGAAAAGGAAATCGCTCCAGCCCGAACCTTCGTTTATTACGAAGATGTCAAACCTCTGCTCGACAAAGGCCTGATCAAAGGAGGCAGCCTGGAAAACGCCGTGGTCGTCCGAGGAGAAGAGGTTCTCAGTAAAGAACCGATGCGCTTCAACAATGAATTCGCCCGCCACAAGGCGCTCGACGTCATCGGCGACCTCATGCTCAGCGGTAAACGCATCATGGGCCACGTCATCTGCGTCAAACCGGGCCACAACCCAAACACCCAGATGGCCTCCATCCTCAAGCGCGAATACACCCGGATGCGCACCATGGTTCCACCCGTCCAGATTCCAAGCGGCGAAGCCATCCTCGACATCAACGAGCTGATGAAGATCCTTCCGCACCGCTACCCCTTCCTCATGGTCGACCGCATCGTCGACTTCGAAGGAGACAACAAGTGCACCGGGATCAAAAATGTCACCATCAACGAGCCCTTTTTCCAGGGCCACTTCCCGGGGCACCCGATCATGCCCGGCGTGCTTCAGGTCGAAGCCATGGCCCAAGTCGCCTCCATCTGCGTCCTACGCATGCCCGAATACCAAGGGAAAATCGGTTACTTCATGAGTGTCGACAAAGTAAAATGGCGCCGCCCGGTCCTGCCCGGCGACACCCTCTTCATCGAGGCCGAGGTCATCAGCGTCCGCCGCAGCATCGTCACCGCCAAATGCCGCTGCCTGGTCAATGGCGAAGTGGCCTCCACAGGAGAACTTAAAATCGCCCTCGCGGACAAGTAA
- the lpxA gene encoding acyl-ACP--UDP-N-acetylglucosamine O-acyltransferase, with the protein MIHPTAIIDPSAEIAPDVEIGPYCVINANVSIDSGSVLKSHVAIDGHTRIGKNNTFFPFAAIGQLTQDMKYAGEPTALEVGDGNTFRENTTIHRGTSEEIPTRIGNDNLFLSYAHVAHDCQVGNNCILSNNATLGGHCTVYDYAIISGLSAIHQFTRIGEHCMIGGMSRIPQDIPPFMIIAGNPAAVRGVNLIGLQRRGFSEETRRALKNAYKKLFLNKSNNLATATENFLENEQAKDENVSRLIEFIQSSERGITR; encoded by the coding sequence ATGATCCACCCCACTGCCATCATCGACCCCTCAGCGGAAATCGCTCCCGACGTCGAAATCGGCCCCTATTGCGTGATCAATGCCAATGTCAGCATCGATTCGGGCTCCGTCTTGAAATCCCACGTTGCGATCGACGGCCACACCCGCATCGGTAAAAACAACACCTTTTTCCCCTTCGCGGCGATTGGCCAACTCACCCAGGACATGAAATACGCCGGTGAGCCGACAGCCTTGGAGGTTGGAGATGGCAACACCTTTCGCGAAAATACCACCATCCACCGGGGCACGAGCGAGGAAATCCCAACCCGGATCGGCAACGACAACCTCTTTCTTTCTTACGCCCACGTCGCCCACGATTGCCAAGTGGGAAACAACTGCATCCTCTCCAACAACGCCACCCTCGGCGGCCACTGCACCGTTTACGACTATGCCATCATCTCGGGGCTCTCGGCGATCCACCAGTTCACCCGCATTGGAGAACACTGCATGATCGGAGGTATGTCTCGCATTCCACAAGACATCCCCCCCTTTATGATCATTGCCGGCAACCCGGCTGCCGTCCGCGGCGTCAATCTCATTGGACTCCAACGACGCGGGTTCTCTGAAGAAACTCGACGCGCACTCAAAAACGCCTACAAAAAACTCTTCCTTAACAAGAGCAACAACCTAGCGACCGCCACCGAAAACTTTTTGGAAAATGAACAGGCCAAAGATGAAAATGTTAGTCGCTTGATCGAATTCATCCAAAGCAGTGAACGCGGTATCACTCGATAG
- a CDS encoding outer membrane protein: MKNTLVTMMTGLALAATAQAGEDYSAKAPPVPVAEPCLWSWFAGGSGGYVDDIDNDMWTLHIGKEYKCPGSNCSHAIFLEVGWTSWDEGDSVYDYGDTSNPYPNYDLDYDFDVIPITLNYKYECQLTNNLNWYIGAGAGIAISEIDVSVSNGNGNFSDDDSETNFYGHIFAGLVYNFTESFEMFGGVRYLYMDGTDDLLGVDVPGVLDDDFFYELGARWNF, encoded by the coding sequence ATGAAAAATACATTAGTAACAATGATGACAGGTCTCGCCCTTGCCGCTACGGCACAGGCGGGAGAAGATTATTCAGCCAAGGCTCCTCCAGTTCCGGTTGCCGAGCCATGCCTCTGGTCATGGTTTGCAGGTGGATCCGGCGGATATGTAGACGATATCGATAACGACATGTGGACTCTCCACATCGGTAAAGAATACAAATGCCCGGGCTCAAACTGCTCACATGCCATCTTCCTTGAAGTCGGCTGGACCAGCTGGGACGAAGGTGATTCCGTTTATGACTACGGTGACACTTCCAACCCTTATCCAAACTACGATCTGGACTACGACTTCGACGTCATCCCTATCACTCTGAACTACAAGTACGAGTGCCAGCTGACCAACAACCTGAACTGGTACATCGGTGCCGGTGCCGGTATCGCCATCAGCGAGATCGATGTCAGCGTTTCCAATGGCAACGGCAACTTCAGCGACGACGACAGTGAGACCAACTTCTACGGTCATATCTTCGCAGGCCTCGTCTACAACTTCACCGAGAGCTTTGAAATGTTCGGTGGTGTTCGTTACCTCTACATGGACGGAACCGACGACCTGCTTGGCGTTGACGTCCCAGGCGTTCTGGACGACGACTTCTTCTACGAGCTCGGTGCCCGCTGGAACTTCTAA
- a CDS encoding outer membrane protein, whose translation MKNTLVTMMTGLALAATAQAGEDYSAKAPPVPVPEPCLWTWFAGGSGGYVDDIDNDMWTLHIGKEYKCPGSNSSHALYLEVGWTSWDEGDSLYFDVGDNDPNFNLDYDFDVIPITLNYKYESQLTNNLNWYIGAGAGVAISEIDISITNGGNKFSDDDSETNFYGHIFAGLVYNFTESFEMFGGVRYLYMDGTDDYEDLDIPGVLDDDFFYELGARWNF comes from the coding sequence ATGAAAAATACATTAGTAACAATGATGACAGGTCTTGCCCTAGCCGCTACGGCTCAGGCAGGAGAAGATTACTCAGCCAAGGCTCCGCCCGTTCCTGTTCCAGAACCATGCCTCTGGACATGGTTTGCAGGTGGTTCCGGTGGTTACGTGGACGATATCGACAACGATATGTGGACGCTCCACATCGGTAAAGAGTACAAGTGCCCAGGATCTAACTCCTCGCACGCTCTCTATCTCGAAGTCGGCTGGACCAGTTGGGATGAAGGTGACTCCCTCTACTTCGATGTCGGTGACAACGACCCCAATTTCAACCTCGACTATGATTTCGATGTCATTCCCATCACTCTGAACTATAAGTATGAGAGCCAGCTGACCAACAACCTGAACTGGTACATCGGTGCCGGTGCCGGTGTCGCCATCAGCGAAATCGACATCAGCATCACCAACGGAGGCAACAAGTTCAGCGACGATGATAGTGAAACCAATTTCTATGGTCACATCTTCGCAGGCCTCGTCTACAACTTCACCGAAAGTTTCGAAATGTTTGGTGGTGTCCGCTACCTCTACATGGACGGAACCGACGACTATGAAGATCTCGACATCCCAGGAGTTCTGGACGACGACTTCTTCTATGAGCTCGGTGCCCGCTGGAACTTCTAA
- a CDS encoding outer membrane protein: MKKIPLSILTGICLASMAQAGEDYSAKAAPAVAPAPCLWSWFAGGSGGYVDDWDEDMWTLHLGKEYKCPDKGSSHAIFLEVGYTDKDWSGDYYYDLGSGPIPPDYQTSDVRKFARNARFEYSMEVIPITLNYKYERPLWRSLNWYVGGGLGIAITEIDVELGNLKESDDETAFYGQLFAGLVWNLSDAFEIFGGARWIYMDSGLDDVNGMDIPGVLDDDIFYELGGRFNF, from the coding sequence ATGAAAAAGATACCCCTCAGCATACTAACTGGCATCTGCCTCGCCAGCATGGCCCAGGCAGGTGAAGATTACTCCGCTAAAGCAGCGCCCGCTGTCGCCCCCGCACCCTGCCTCTGGTCATGGTTCGCAGGTGGTTCCGGTGGTTATGTCGACGACTGGGATGAGGACATGTGGACCCTCCATCTCGGTAAAGAATACAAGTGCCCGGACAAGGGAAGCTCACATGCCATCTTCCTCGAAGTCGGTTATACTGACAAAGATTGGAGCGGCGACTATTATTACGATCTCGGCTCAGGCCCCATCCCTCCTGATTACCAGACATCGGATGTGCGTAAATTCGCCAGAAATGCCCGTTTCGAATACAGCATGGAAGTGATTCCAATCACGCTCAACTACAAGTATGAACGCCCACTCTGGCGCTCTCTGAACTGGTATGTCGGCGGCGGTCTGGGTATCGCGATTACTGAAATCGATGTCGAGTTAGGAAACCTCAAGGAATCCGACGATGAAACCGCATTCTACGGGCAACTCTTTGCCGGCCTGGTATGGAACCTCTCCGACGCCTTTGAAATCTTCGGTGGTGCTCGTTGGATTTACATGGACAGCGGCCTCGATGACGTCAACGGCATGGACATCCCAGGTGTTCTTGACGACGATATTTTCTACGAATTAGGTGGAAGGTTTAACTTCTAA
- the lnt gene encoding apolipoprotein N-acyltransferase, protein MIRNAKYWPWLAAVLSGGVLAMCFPGWDLPGLVWVWMLPLLPAIWSGQKKRYGFAVAYLAGLTFWLINLKWLWTVSGLGAIALAFFLALYFGLWGVIAVRLGNPWRKREHKAARDAHGGNKIQQAIDQKLAKSKRVSPLGLAVKDSIQSLKFALVNASAWVAIECLRGWLFTGFGWNGLGVTFHDTPVLAQAADCLGVSGLAFLPVFMSAVLVQTGCRLMQEVREGKIRPRLDFGVAALLLAVHFCYGVWRIHDVQAWKTERVRVLLVQENIPQDVKWDPKQGAEIIQGYADATTGAIEALEQEAQEQMMSNPDESYEMKIPDLVVWPESAMPTPLLFADNLEGYLAYGGVRHMINEEVRPLGGFTLVAGMNEVEAVWDGKRGSPMEGGQVYNSVVVVPSEGELETSLYTYRKKHLVIFGEYIPFVDQIPMLKKLFEFSAGASFSGNFQAGQSTDPLPVPVQDRDVQLIPSVCFEDTVGRLTRKFVRAEPQLIVNVTNDGWFKQSEAAAQHMANARFRSIELRRPMIRAANTGVSGIVSVTGSLNDSVSGDRQVIENENSHFVRDTLYGHAYLPTSGPLTVYAILGDWFSGLCALIVLMMAIRAWFVAAR, encoded by the coding sequence ATGATAAGGAATGCAAAATATTGGCCGTGGCTGGCTGCGGTGTTGAGTGGGGGGGTATTGGCGATGTGCTTTCCGGGTTGGGATCTTCCCGGCCTGGTGTGGGTGTGGATGCTGCCCTTGTTGCCTGCCATTTGGAGCGGACAGAAAAAGCGTTACGGCTTTGCGGTGGCGTATTTGGCCGGCTTGACATTTTGGTTGATCAACCTGAAGTGGTTGTGGACGGTGAGTGGATTGGGGGCGATTGCCTTAGCCTTCTTTTTGGCTCTTTATTTCGGCCTATGGGGTGTGATTGCCGTCCGACTGGGGAACCCGTGGAGAAAGCGGGAGCACAAGGCGGCGCGAGATGCCCATGGGGGAAATAAGATCCAACAGGCGATTGATCAAAAGCTCGCAAAAAGCAAGCGGGTGAGCCCACTTGGGCTGGCAGTGAAGGATTCGATCCAGTCATTGAAGTTTGCGTTGGTGAATGCCTCCGCATGGGTTGCGATCGAGTGCTTGCGTGGTTGGTTGTTTACCGGTTTTGGCTGGAATGGGCTGGGGGTGACCTTTCATGATACACCTGTATTAGCTCAGGCTGCGGATTGTCTGGGGGTTTCGGGTCTTGCCTTTCTTCCGGTTTTTATGAGTGCGGTGCTGGTTCAAACCGGCTGCCGATTGATGCAGGAAGTGCGTGAAGGTAAGATCAGGCCTCGACTCGATTTCGGTGTGGCGGCTTTATTGTTAGCCGTACATTTTTGTTACGGAGTGTGGAGGATCCATGACGTTCAAGCCTGGAAAACCGAGCGGGTTCGGGTTTTGTTAGTCCAGGAAAACATCCCCCAGGATGTCAAATGGGACCCGAAACAAGGTGCGGAAATCATCCAAGGCTATGCGGATGCCACGACTGGTGCGATTGAGGCCTTGGAGCAGGAAGCCCAGGAGCAAATGATGTCCAATCCGGATGAGAGCTACGAGATGAAGATTCCGGATTTGGTGGTATGGCCCGAAAGTGCGATGCCGACCCCCTTGTTGTTTGCAGATAACCTGGAGGGCTATCTTGCCTATGGTGGAGTTAGGCACATGATCAATGAAGAGGTTCGACCCCTTGGAGGCTTTACCTTGGTTGCCGGCATGAACGAAGTGGAGGCCGTGTGGGATGGAAAACGGGGGAGCCCGATGGAAGGGGGGCAGGTTTACAATAGCGTGGTGGTGGTTCCTTCAGAAGGAGAATTGGAAACGAGCCTTTATACCTACCGGAAAAAGCATTTGGTGATTTTTGGTGAATACATCCCTTTCGTGGATCAGATACCGATGCTTAAAAAGCTGTTTGAATTTTCCGCCGGGGCTTCTTTTTCCGGTAACTTTCAAGCTGGTCAATCAACCGACCCATTGCCTGTTCCGGTTCAAGACCGTGATGTGCAGTTGATCCCCAGCGTTTGTTTTGAAGATACGGTGGGTAGGCTGACTCGAAAATTCGTAAGAGCTGAACCTCAGCTCATCGTTAATGTTACGAACGACGGCTGGTTTAAACAAAGTGAGGCAGCTGCGCAACATATGGCCAATGCCCGATTCCGGTCGATCGAATTGCGTCGTCCGATGATTCGTGCTGCCAATACGGGAGTGAGCGGGATTGTGTCGGTTACCGGCAGTTTGAATGATTCTGTCAGTGGAGACCGTCAGGTAATCGAAAATGAGAACTCGCACTTTGTTCGGGACACCTTGTACGGACATGCGTATTTACCAACATCGGGACCTTTGACGGTCTATGCGATCTTGGGTGACTGGTTTTCCGGCTTGTGTGCCCTGATTGTCTTGATGATGGCTATCCGAGCTTGGTTTGTAGCCGCTCGATAG
- a CDS encoding phospho-sugar mutase, with protein sequence MSAIQSSLDSAVAEGHLLASSRDNVLALLAGSTSPVAEAAITELLDQGAWDELNDRFFKTLAFGTGGLRGRTIGKVVTQAEQGAGGPNERPEHPCVGTASMNFYNVGRAIRGMVVYMKRYLAEQGEARKPAVVLGHDTRHFSRDFAEFCAKVCTDLGCDVHLFDGARATPQISYAIRALNADAGVVLTASHNPAHDNGFKAYFNQGAQLVEPHATGVIEEVNAIVSESYEALPESEQGTMYLLGDAMDRQYMDDAKTQLLRPDLLESGGTKVVFTNLHGTGGHCIVPLLTELGFEVSTVPEQDVQDGRFPTVESPNPENAPALAMGIALAEKEDAEIVIATDPDCDRMGIAVRNDDGGMQLLTGNQIGSLMAWYRTKTLFEQGVITDSNRSRAVLIKTFVTTELQAAIAEKYGVGLVDTLTGFKYISAKLQKYEDAIPADKKGDYRSLSQEESRALRLEYSRYFIFGGEESYGYLGTDTIRDKDGNGAAVMFAELAAYAKSEGKSLLALLDGLYQEFGYHLEIGKALVMEGADGAANIKALAASYSENPPTEIDGAAVTRVRDFAVDDFEDAEGDSLPKEGMLIIDLADGRSCAVRPSGTEPKIKYYLFGKDAAGAADLQASKDKVAAGLESLWGALEADAKVRMG encoded by the coding sequence ATGTCTGCTATTCAATCTTCTCTCGATAGTGCAGTGGCTGAAGGTCATCTGCTTGCCTCTTCGCGTGATAATGTGTTGGCCTTGCTCGCTGGATCCACCAGTCCGGTAGCGGAGGCTGCGATTACTGAACTGCTTGACCAGGGGGCCTGGGATGAGCTGAATGACCGGTTTTTTAAGACACTGGCTTTTGGAACCGGTGGTTTGCGTGGCCGGACAATCGGTAAAGTGGTGACTCAGGCCGAACAAGGAGCCGGAGGCCCCAACGAGCGGCCTGAACACCCCTGTGTCGGTACGGCGTCGATGAACTTTTACAACGTTGGCCGCGCGATTCGGGGGATGGTGGTGTATATGAAGCGCTATCTTGCAGAGCAAGGTGAGGCCCGCAAGCCGGCCGTTGTGCTGGGCCATGACACCCGTCATTTCTCACGGGATTTTGCCGAATTTTGTGCCAAGGTGTGCACGGATCTGGGTTGTGATGTGCATCTTTTTGATGGTGCCCGTGCCACGCCACAGATTTCTTATGCGATCCGAGCCTTGAATGCGGATGCCGGTGTTGTCCTGACGGCGAGTCACAACCCAGCCCACGACAACGGATTCAAAGCTTACTTTAACCAAGGTGCGCAGTTGGTTGAACCTCACGCTACCGGTGTGATCGAGGAGGTAAATGCCATTGTCAGTGAGTCTTACGAAGCCTTGCCCGAATCTGAGCAAGGAACGATGTATCTACTTGGGGACGCAATGGATCGTCAGTACATGGATGATGCCAAAACCCAGCTTTTGCGACCTGATTTGTTGGAAAGTGGTGGAACCAAGGTGGTCTTCACCAACCTGCACGGAACCGGAGGCCACTGTATTGTGCCGTTGCTTACCGAACTTGGCTTCGAGGTGTCGACAGTGCCTGAGCAGGATGTTCAGGATGGCCGGTTCCCTACCGTGGAATCACCCAACCCAGAAAATGCGCCAGCCTTGGCAATGGGAATTGCCCTGGCTGAAAAAGAGGATGCTGAAATCGTGATTGCCACCGACCCTGATTGTGACCGGATGGGTATTGCTGTCAGAAATGACGATGGAGGTATGCAGCTTCTCACAGGTAACCAAATTGGCTCCCTGATGGCGTGGTACCGGACAAAGACCTTGTTCGAGCAAGGAGTCATCACCGACTCGAATCGTAGCCGTGCGGTGTTGATCAAGACCTTTGTGACCACCGAGCTGCAGGCAGCGATTGCTGAAAAATACGGCGTTGGTTTGGTCGATACCCTTACCGGGTTTAAATACATTTCTGCTAAATTGCAGAAGTATGAAGACGCCATTCCAGCAGACAAGAAGGGCGACTACCGCTCGCTCAGCCAGGAAGAAAGCCGGGCTCTGCGTCTGGAGTATTCCCGTTACTTTATCTTTGGCGGTGAGGAAAGCTACGGATACCTCGGAACGGATACCATTCGCGACAAAGATGGTAATGGAGCTGCCGTGATGTTTGCCGAGCTTGCAGCTTATGCAAAAAGTGAGGGTAAGAGTTTGTTAGCCCTGCTGGATGGCCTCTATCAAGAGTTCGGGTATCATTTGGAAATAGGTAAAGCACTGGTGATGGAGGGGGCTGATGGGGCCGCCAACATCAAAGCGCTTGCGGCATCGTATTCCGAGAATCCTCCGACTGAAATCGATGGTGCGGCGGTCACGCGCGTGCGTGATTTTGCGGTTGATGATTTTGAAGACGCCGAGGGCGACTCCCTGCCGAAAGAAGGCATGCTGATCATTGACCTTGCTGACGGTCGGTCCTGTGCGGTGAGACCTTCGGGAACCGAACCTAAGATCAAATACTACCTCTTTGGCAAGGATGCGGCTGGAGCTGCGGATTTGCAAGCAAGCAAGGACAAGGTAGCTGCAGGTCTGGAATCGCTTTGGGGCGCCCTGGAGGCGGACGCCAAAGTGAGGATGGGCTAG
- a CDS encoding class I SAM-dependent rRNA methyltransferase → MSANLLEQALQQRSSLLSPDTNALRLIDGDGDGLSGIFLETFADRWVVSTRSNHLPDDIRKWLTAQNHSTYWKRLDQHEKESPSHIGGPEQNEAFTATESGVRYQIDFQAGYSQGIFLDQRLNRQRVRQSSTTGDGQTKTVLNTFAYTGAFSVCAALGGATTTTLDLSQVYLDWARDNFRLNQLDPADHYFCKGDTFHWLKRFARQGRSFDGIILDPPTFSRDDKGKVFRVEKDYHRLVQLAHACLAPGGWILCCTNCRKLHPREFARMVRRGAPGCTVTPLPMPPEYTGENYLKSLWVNK, encoded by the coding sequence ATGTCCGCAAACCTTCTCGAACAAGCGCTCCAACAACGCTCATCCCTCCTCAGCCCGGACACCAACGCCCTACGCTTGATCGACGGCGATGGCGATGGACTATCCGGTATTTTCCTCGAAACATTCGCCGACCGCTGGGTCGTCTCCACCCGAAGCAACCACCTACCCGACGACATTCGCAAGTGGCTCACAGCTCAGAACCACAGCACCTATTGGAAACGTCTCGACCAACACGAGAAAGAAAGTCCGAGCCACATCGGAGGACCGGAACAAAACGAAGCATTCACCGCCACCGAGTCCGGCGTCCGTTACCAAATCGACTTTCAGGCCGGTTACTCCCAGGGGATCTTTCTCGACCAGCGCCTCAACCGCCAGCGGGTTCGCCAATCTTCCACCACTGGCGACGGTCAAACCAAAACCGTGCTCAACACCTTCGCCTACACCGGAGCCTTCTCCGTCTGCGCCGCGCTCGGCGGAGCCACCACCACCACCCTGGATCTCTCCCAGGTTTACCTCGACTGGGCCCGGGACAATTTCCGCCTCAACCAGCTCGACCCCGCCGACCACTATTTCTGTAAAGGTGACACCTTCCACTGGCTCAAACGCTTTGCCCGCCAAGGCCGCAGCTTCGACGGCATCATCCTCGACCCCCCGACCTTTTCCCGCGACGACAAAGGCAAAGTCTTCCGGGTCGAAAAAGACTACCACCGGCTCGTCCAACTCGCCCATGCCTGCCTCGCCCCCGGAGGCTGGATCCTCTGCTGCACCAACTGCCGCAAACTTCATCCACGCGAGTTCGCCCGCATGGTCCGCCGTGGAGCCCCCGGCTGCACGGTCACCCCACTCCCCATGCCCCCTGAATACACCGGCGAAAACTACCTCAAGTCACTCTGGGTGAATAAATAA
- a CDS encoding SDR family oxidoreductase — protein MHHKTALVTGASSGIGRAIASQLVDAGAKVIGLCRDSSKLPAGVQALPCDLTDIQQIDAAFASIKHLDILVNNAGLALLSRISDGNPADWETMWRLNVQALTICSQKALALFPESGGQIVNTSSMSGHRVPATGGFYSPTKFAVRAISDALRSELRADDNPTRVATVSPGYVDTPLLDHYFKGREEQLAQTRQSIRMLQPDDVASAVLHILNTPLHVEITDIQMRSVDQKS, from the coding sequence ATGCATCACAAAACCGCCCTTGTCACCGGTGCCTCCTCGGGCATCGGCCGCGCCATTGCCAGCCAACTCGTCGACGCCGGGGCCAAGGTGATCGGCCTCTGCCGAGACAGCTCGAAGCTTCCTGCGGGCGTACAAGCCCTCCCCTGTGATCTCACAGACATCCAGCAGATCGATGCCGCCTTTGCCTCAATCAAGCATCTCGACATCCTCGTCAACAACGCGGGCCTCGCCCTGCTGTCCCGAATTTCCGACGGGAACCCCGCCGACTGGGAAACAATGTGGCGGCTCAATGTCCAGGCGCTGACCATCTGCAGCCAGAAAGCGCTCGCCCTCTTTCCTGAATCGGGAGGCCAAATCGTCAACACCTCCAGCATGAGCGGGCATCGCGTCCCGGCCACGGGCGGTTTTTATTCACCTACGAAGTTTGCCGTGCGCGCCATCAGCGACGCCCTGCGCAGCGAACTCCGGGCCGATGACAACCCGACCCGGGTCGCCACCGTGTCTCCCGGATACGTCGACACCCCGCTACTCGATCACTACTTCAAAGGACGAGAAGAACAACTCGCCCAAACCCGCCAATCGATCCGCATGCTCCAGCCAGATGATGTCGCTTCGGCTGTGCTTCACATCCTCAACACGCCCCTTCATGTCGAAATCACCGATATCCAAATGCGCAGCGTGGATCAGAAAAGCTGA